GTAGTCAGGGTAAGGGGCAGAAATGCCAATTTGGGGATCTTCATTTTTTTAGCTAACGTGAAAGCCATACGCGTAGGTCAGCGCGGAGCGCTGGCCGGAGTTGTATGGGCTGACTGGTTAGAATTCATTTTTGCATCTTCGGAGTTGAAGCGTACTGCGTAATGATTGCACAGGTCGATGACATGCTCGTAGACCTCCGCTTTTTTCAACTCTTCGATTCTGAAGTATAGGTTTGGAGTCGCTTCGCACGAGATTCGAAGCCAACCGTCTTTTTCTTCCCAAACCGACGCCATCGCCCAATCCACTCGGATATCGAGTTTATCGCAGCTGATCCGAAGATCTCTATCGTTCACTTCATAGGTCACTTCGCCTTGGAGAAACTTCGAATTTGTAAACCAACGATTGAAAGTTCCTGCGCTCTTCTTTCCTAGAAAGAAAGCTAGACCAACGAGAAGTAGGATCGCTACTCCGATTACTATCGTGTACGGAGAAAGCAGGCAGACTACGCCAATCAGAATCGCTAGCGTTAGTCTTAGTGGCTTGCTTTTCCTCGAGAAGAGTCCGGTCAAATACACGTACTCTTCTCGTGTGAAGGTATGAGAATGCGTGTATCTGAATTTTGGGGTCATTATTATTTTCTAACGTGAAGGCCATACGCGAGGATCAGCGCGGAGCGCTGACCGCAGTTGTATGGGCCGCCTGGTTGAGGTCTTTTTCTTTGGATAAAAAGAATCCGATAAGCAGAATCTCTTCTTCGAGTATTTTTGTTCTTTTGCCTTTAGTGGACGTGATGTTTCCAGCGCACATCGCTGTTGATAGTCCTTCTTCTGAGTTCTTAAGGTAGATCAAATGATCATAGCCTTTGTGAAATGGATATGGGCAGGGTGCTCCTGTGGAAACTGAAATGATGTCTCCTTCTTTGAACTTTCCATCGAAGCTTTGAAGCACCTGTATTTTTGATATAACCTTTTCGGCTAGAAGTGGGGTCGACCTATCTTCTTCGACTTTTTTTACGTCGACAATTCGGGCTAAGATTACCGAGTCGCTGTACTCCAGCTTCTCCTCGACGGATATTTCCTTACAGCTACACCCATACGAAATGGTGATTCCAATTAGGTAGGGTATGACTAGTAGAATTAGTTTCATTTTCTTCCCTCAACGCTGAGGCCATACGCGCAGGTCATCGCGGAGCGATGACCGCAGTTGTATGGGCCGCCTAGTTCTGCTTTATTTTTATTATTTTCAACCTGATCATTCTTTAGGTATTCCTGTAATCATCCAAACTAGTATAGTGAAGGTGGATGCGACTCCGAATAGAAGAATAAACAGCTTCGTAGCTCTTTGATTCATCCTTCTAAGCACGCTTGAGAATCCTTTCGTGTCATTTTGGCAATTTCGGTAGTAGCTTGACGCCGTCTTCCATAGTATCCGAAGTAAGATTACTATTCCAATTTCTAGAAATATTAGGAAGGCTATTTCCATTTTTTTCGGCAGAACGTGAAGGCCATACGCGCAGGTCATCGCGGAGCGATTGCCGGAGTTGTATGGGCCGCCTGGTTAGCCTCGTTTAATTCTATGCCACCGAATGGCAAAATGTAAGTAGGGAATCCGAATTCGAAAGAATCGTACTTCGCTTGAATTCGTGCTTTCTTAAAAATTCGATTGGTTCTTTCGATCGTGAACTTGAACCTGATCATTTTCTCTCCATCGCTTTTGATCTCGTTTGTCGATGGATCGTAATGGATGTCAGCGAATAGAAAATCCTCGTTCCATTTCGTTCTTCCCAGTTTCGGATAATTCATGTCCCAGATTCCCAGTGATACAGTGATCTCACCGTTCTGAAGCGAATATCCTTCGGTTCGGGTCCACTGTGAAAGAAGATCGTTATGGTTCAGTTCAATACCATCTATTTCTTTGTGATCGGATACCGCTTTCGATAGCTCTTCCAAAAACTGTGACCTGTCCAGTTCTTCCCAAAGTCTTTGGCTTTCTCTTTCGCGCATCGCATCCCTACGTTCGATGTAGTTCTTGGGCAAATCGATCTCGAATGCCGAAAGAAAGGGCACGAGTGCGATGATTGCGAGCAAGGCTGTTGAGATTGTCTTCAATTGTTTTTGGCTAACGTGAAAGCCATACGCGGAAGTCAGTCGCGGAGCGACTGGCTGGAGTTGTATGGGCTGACTGGTTAGGCTTAATTTTCTTATTTCTTTGGGTAAGACTCAATCGTTTAGACAATTGGTTTAGTATTTTTGTCTTTTAGCTTCATGGTGACGACGTAGGAAAACAACAATGTGGAGAACAAAATGAAGAGATAGCTTTTCCCTATACCCAGAATCGACTCTTGCTTCCCGATGCTCCCTGCCGAGAAGACAGAGACAATATTCGCTAAGGATATGAATCCTCCTAAGACTGTGAGAAGTATCTTTCCATTTCTACTGCTTGGAGTTCTTTTTGATGCACCGAAAAGAATGGATGTGAGAAATATGAATACAGAGCCTAATTCCCAGAATCCTTTGAATCCGGTGTAGAAGCTACTGGTCGGAATCTGGGTCAAAATGCAGACGAATCCAATCGCGACCGCTGTGGGAATTAGAACTATGTAGACGAGGAACATTGTTTTCTGCCTAACGTCGAGGTGATACGCGAGGATCAGCGCGGAGCGCTGACCGCAGTTGTATCGACCGACTGGTTAGGGTAATTCATTTTAGGATTCACGAGTTGGTCAGCGTTGTCTTTTGGCTATTCTTCTGGTTTCGGCAATCGATCCTTACACCGGTCTAATCTTCTTTTCCCTCTATTCGTTTTGGTCGGTTTGTCGTGTGGCTAACTTCAGCCAAATCGAGTAGGGTAAATTTCTTCAAATCTTATCCTTTATTTGGTCAATTGTTGAGAGATGATCCTTTAGGTAACGCATCGACATTGGAATGCTTAGGACGAATCCAAGCGAGAAGAACACGGTGAGTATGAAAAGAATCGCCAGTTTGTTCCAGTCTAGGAAATGGCTCAGGAGTAGGATCGGTATAAATGCTACGAGTGATGCCGATAAGCCTAAGACCGACGGTAAGCAAAGGAGCCAAAATATTACTGATAAGATTTTGCTTTTTGCTATGTATCTGAGGCAGGTATTCATTTTCTCCCTAACGTGAAAGCCATACGCGGAAGTCAGCGCGGAGCGCTGGCTGGAGTTGTATGGGCTGACTGGTTGGCTCTCATTTCTTTTCAGTGATGATTGGGTAGTGGCCAGCTATGACTTCAAAGTCTCGATCCTTATGAAGTATCGTAGCTCCTGTCTCTATCGCGGTCGCTGCAATCAGACAATCTATGATACTTCTGATCCTGAATCCTTTTCTTTGCAGCTCTTGATAGATCTCGGCTGCCAACATCGTCGTGGACCGTTTCTGTGCAGCTAGGACTAGAGTGCCAAACTCGTTCTCTATTCTCTCTCTTCCTTCTCTGCTTCTTATGCCTTGGATGATTTCCAGAAGGATCATTTCAGTGTAGAGTAGGGATTCTCTATCCCCGAGCTTCTCTTTGAGTCTCTCTTTGGTCCAATGTTCGCCGCCTTCCAAAAAGTCGATCCATACACTCGTATCGACAATCGTCATCTAGCGAATCTTCCCTTTCTGAGTTCATCGAGATCTCCCTCCCACTTGAATTTGCCTTCAAGCGCCAGGATGCTCTTCTGGTCTTCTTTCCGTAATAGCTCTCTGAGAGCTAGATCCACGAGTTCTCGCTTCGTGCGTAAGCCGGTGATCTTCAGACCCTTGCTTACTAGCTTATCGTCTAGGTTGATGTTTGTTCTGCCCATACACCTAAAAGTATGGATTAGGTGTATTTTGTCGATTTCTTTCTTTAGCCAACGTGAAAGCCATACGCGGAAGTCAGTCGCGGAGCGACTGGCTGGAGTTGTATGGGCTGACTGGTTAGATATTCTTCTTTTGTAGACGATGAGGGCCAATACCACGCAGGGTAGGGTGAATAGTGCCATCATTGGAAGTTCAGGCCAAAACGATTCCCAATAGATTCTTTCTGTTTCCAATTTTGGAGAGTCGATTGGAATACCAACGAATCCTCTGCTTTTTAAATTCTCTAAAACGATTTCTCGTACCTCAGGAAAATAGCTTAGCAAAAGTTTATCTTTCGGATTTGGAAGAATCGGAAGTATTTCTTCTTTGATCTCGAGTCTCAGCGAGTCTCCCATTTGACTTAGAGATAGCGTTATTCCGTCACTTACAAGAGCATCAATCTTTTCATAGGTAGCTCTGTTGTGTACGACTTCCCACCAATAGAAATCTAAACCGTTTTCGTTCTGTTCAGTTGATAGAATATCGCTGGACTCAAGCTCTATCCTTTGAAAGACGGTGTAGTCTCTGTCTTTGTTAATGGTCGCAAAGAGCGCAATCCAACCAACTAGAAGGGCTGAACAGTAGAAAGTGCTGAGTGCTATGAATGAATCTTTCATTCTATCTAACGTGAAAGCCATACGCGTAGG
The window above is part of the Pelagicoccus albus genome. Proteins encoded here:
- a CDS encoding DUF308 domain-containing protein encodes the protein MTPKFRYTHSHTFTREEYVYLTGLFSRKSKPLRLTLAILIGVVCLLSPYTIVIGVAILLLVGLAFFLGKKSAGTFNRWFTNSKFLQGEVTYEVNDRDLRISCDKLDIRVDWAMASVWEEKDGWLRISCEATPNLYFRIEELKKAEVYEHVIDLCNHYAVRFNSEDAKMNSNQSAHTTPASAPR
- the vapC gene encoding type II toxin-antitoxin system VapC family toxin is translated as MTIVDTSVWIDFLEGGEHWTKERLKEKLGDRESLLYTEMILLEIIQGIRSREGRERIENEFGTLVLAAQKRSTTMLAAEIYQELQRKGFRIRSIIDCLIAATAIETGATILHKDRDFEVIAGHYPIITEKK
- a CDS encoding type II toxin-antitoxin system VapB family antitoxin, with product MKDSFIALSTFYCSALLVGWIALFATINKDRDYTVFQRIELESSDILSTEQNENGLDFYWWEVVHNRATYEKIDALVSDGITLSLSQMGDSLRLEIKEEILPILPNPKDKLLLSYFPEVREIVLENLKSRGFVGIPIDSPKLETERIYWESFWPELPMMALFTLPCVVLALIVYKRRISNQSAHTTPASRSATDFRVWLSRWLKKEIDKIHLIHTFRCMGRTNINLDDKLVSKGLKITGLRTKRELVDLALRELLRKEDQKSILALEGKFKWEGDLDELRKGRFAR